A single window of Methanoregula sp. DNA harbors:
- the pyrI gene encoding aspartate carbamoyltransferase regulatory subunit yields MKKTEDPENEGLLVRRIQNGTVIDHIAPGEALNVVKILGITGTTQEALSIATNVLSGQMGKKDIVKLSNRELSKEEVDRIALISPKATINIIRNYKVCEKKGVEIPDMIEGLVRCPNPGCISNTNEPIRSRFLVTPKGLHCTYCDWVIAKDLTSHII; encoded by the coding sequence ATGAAAAAGACGGAGGATCCAGAGAACGAAGGGTTGCTGGTGCGGCGTATCCAGAACGGCACGGTCATCGATCATATTGCACCGGGTGAAGCGCTCAATGTCGTAAAGATCCTCGGCATCACCGGCACAACCCAGGAAGCGCTCTCCATTGCCACCAACGTCCTGAGCGGGCAGATGGGCAAGAAAGATATCGTGAAGCTCTCCAACCGTGAACTCTCCAAAGAAGAGGTGGATCGGATTGCGCTGATCTCACCCAAGGCAACGATAAACATCATCCGTAACTATAAGGTCTGTGAAAAGAAGGGGGTCGAAATTCCTGACATGATCGAAGGGCTCGTCCGCTGCCCCAACCCAGGCTGCATCTCAAATACAAACGAGCCGATCCGAAGCAGGTTTCTTGTCACGCCAAAAGGGCTTCACTGCACGTACTGCGACTGGGTAATAGCAAAGGATCTGACAAGCCACATCATCTGA
- a CDS encoding phosphopantetheine adenylyltransferase, which produces MKVMVGGTFDPLHDGHKSLLNRSFGLAGNKGQVVIGLTTDPFASRKIHPTRPFDIRKKELIDYISGQDFTAEWVVEPLSDRFGSALDTDFDAIVVSEETLPVAVEINRLRRERGKKKVDIHQITCVLAEDGHWISSTRICRGEIDVHGNLIR; this is translated from the coding sequence ATGAAGGTTATGGTAGGAGGTACGTTCGACCCCCTGCATGACGGACACAAGAGCCTCCTTAACCGGTCTTTCGGTCTTGCCGGAAACAAAGGGCAGGTCGTGATCGGGCTCACCACCGACCCTTTTGCGAGCAGGAAAATCCACCCGACCCGGCCATTTGATATCCGGAAGAAAGAGTTAATCGACTATATCTCCGGCCAGGATTTTACCGCAGAGTGGGTCGTTGAACCACTCAGTGACCGGTTCGGTTCTGCCCTTGACACGGACTTTGACGCAATCGTCGTATCTGAGGAGACCCTCCCTGTCGCAGTGGAGATCAACCGGCTGCGTCGCGAACGGGGAAAAAAGAAGGTGGATATCCACCAGATCACATGTGTGCTCGCAGAGGACGGACACTGGATCTCATCAACAAGGATCTGTCGGGGCGAGATCGATGTTCACGGGAACCTGATCAGATGA
- a CDS encoding CoB--CoM heterodisulfide reductase iron-sulfur subunit A family protein gives MGDVVVIGAGVAGIQAALDLANHGVVVHLVDREPSIGGHMAQLDKTFPTNDCSMCILSPKMAEVSRHKNIRIYTCSEVESVEGDVGNFIVTVKKNPRYVDESLCNGCGDCIQVCPVEVYNRFDAGIGIRKAIYKPQPQPVPDIVIKDADHCIECGLCYDVCGLDAIRKNDEVTTVRIPAASVIVATGYTVFDARKKGQFGHLVLPDVITSLELERMINASGPTMGNLMRMSDGEVPKSVVFLQCVGSRDMSIGRPYCSCVCCMQAIKNAILIKEKHPETEVTICYIDIRAYGKGYEEYFERAKSMGIRFLHGMPSDVRTDNGGMVIQVENTENGEVVLLHPDLVVLSVGIGPARDSAVIAQRLGILLEETGFIKPLNDAVDTVSTIKPGIYIAGTTTAPKDIPDSVAHAGSAAMRAFIDATRTRSA, from the coding sequence ATGGGTGACGTGGTTGTAATCGGGGCGGGTGTTGCCGGCATCCAGGCAGCGCTTGACCTTGCCAATCACGGTGTTGTTGTCCATCTTGTCGACCGCGAGCCATCGATCGGCGGGCACATGGCGCAGCTGGACAAGACATTTCCCACGAATGACTGCTCCATGTGCATCCTTTCCCCCAAGATGGCCGAAGTCAGTCGTCACAAAAACATCAGAATCTACACCTGTTCGGAGGTGGAGTCGGTCGAGGGTGACGTAGGCAACTTTATTGTGACTGTCAAAAAGAACCCGCGATATGTCGACGAGTCGCTCTGCAACGGGTGCGGGGACTGCATCCAGGTCTGTCCGGTCGAGGTGTACAACCGGTTCGATGCAGGTATCGGTATACGGAAGGCAATCTATAAACCTCAGCCGCAACCGGTTCCGGATATTGTCATCAAAGATGCCGATCACTGTATCGAATGCGGGTTGTGCTATGACGTATGCGGGCTCGATGCTATCAGGAAAAATGACGAGGTGACAACGGTCAGGATTCCGGCCGCCAGCGTCATTGTTGCCACCGGGTATACGGTCTTTGATGCCCGGAAAAAAGGGCAGTTCGGTCACCTTGTCCTGCCTGATGTTATCACGAGCCTCGAGCTTGAGCGGATGATCAATGCAAGCGGTCCTACAATGGGAAATCTCATGCGCATGAGTGATGGGGAGGTGCCAAAAAGCGTTGTATTCCTCCAGTGCGTGGGCTCGCGGGATATGAGCATAGGTCGCCCGTACTGCTCATGCGTCTGCTGCATGCAGGCGATCAAGAATGCAATCCTGATCAAGGAAAAGCACCCGGAGACCGAGGTCACCATATGCTATATTGACATCCGAGCCTACGGCAAGGGATATGAAGAATATTTCGAACGGGCAAAATCGATGGGGATACGGTTCCTGCATGGTATGCCGTCCGATGTGCGAACTGATAACGGGGGAATGGTCATCCAGGTCGAGAATACCGAGAACGGCGAAGTCGTCCTCCTGCACCCTGACCTTGTTGTCCTGTCCGTCGGAATCGGGCCCGCCCGGGATAGTGCAGTCATCGCCCAACGGCTCGGGATCCTGCTGGAGGAGACCGGGTTTATCAAACCTTTAAACGATGCAGTGGATACCGTCTCAACCATTAAACCAGGCATCTATATTGCCGGGACAACAACTGCCCCGAAAGATATCCCCGACTCTGTTGCGCATGCAGGGTCTGCAGCAATGCGTGCCTTCATCGATGCTACAAGGACGCGGTCAGCGTGA
- the pyrB gene encoding aspartate carbamoyltransferase translates to MTRHIISIGDFDRRQIDRLLDNAKRIDAQKYDKNALMGKILATLFFEPSTRTRMSFEAAMARFGGTSISVGSVEACSIAKGETLADTIRVVSGYADAIVIRHPKEGAARLAAQFASVPVINAGDGAGQHPSQTLLDLYTIRQSMKLDGINVALIGDLRYGRTAHSLASALSLYHVHLHTVSPKGLELPTSLHSDLSEKGMEITEHDNIKDLITNVDVIYVTRIQRERFPDSASYFNVASSYRITPELLKDAKKQAIVLHPLPRVDEIDPRVDLLSHAKYFEQSKNGVPVRMAMLLQVLQ, encoded by the coding sequence ATGACGCGTCATATTATATCGATTGGGGATTTCGACCGCAGGCAGATCGACAGGCTGCTGGACAATGCAAAGCGCATCGATGCCCAGAAATACGACAAAAACGCGCTGATGGGAAAAATACTTGCAACGCTCTTCTTTGAGCCCAGCACACGAACCAGGATGAGCTTTGAAGCGGCGATGGCACGGTTCGGCGGCACGTCCATCTCAGTGGGCAGCGTTGAAGCTTGCTCGATTGCAAAAGGCGAAACGCTTGCAGATACGATCCGGGTGGTGAGCGGGTATGCCGATGCGATTGTAATAAGGCACCCCAAGGAAGGAGCGGCACGGCTTGCTGCACAGTTTGCCAGTGTGCCGGTGATCAATGCGGGAGACGGCGCCGGGCAGCACCCGTCCCAGACGCTGCTCGACCTCTATACGATCCGGCAGTCCATGAAGCTTGACGGGATTAATGTAGCACTCATAGGGGACCTGCGCTACGGCAGGACTGCGCACTCCCTTGCATCGGCACTCTCCCTGTATCATGTGCACCTCCATACAGTTTCTCCCAAGGGGCTCGAACTCCCTACCTCCCTTCATTCAGACCTTTCAGAAAAAGGCATGGAGATCACCGAGCATGACAACATCAAAGACCTGATCACCAATGTCGATGTGATCTACGTGACAAGGATCCAGCGCGAGCGGTTCCCGGACTCCGCGTCCTACTTCAATGTCGCTTCAAGTTACCGGATCACCCCTGAACTGCTGAAGGACGCAAAAAAACAGGCGATCGTCCTGCACCCCCTGCCCCGGGTGGATGAGATCGATCCGAGGGTTGACCTGCTCTCCCATGCGAAGTACTTTGAACAGTCCAAAAACGGCGTCCCGGTGAGGATGGCGATGCTCCTGCAGGTGCTGCAATGA
- a CDS encoding polymer-forming cytoskeletal protein, producing MAKVFQKGDTFFAQRGAYFDGNVRIDGNFIVPAHTHFWGRLNVSGQLELGPRSSVALGISCGSAIIGSNARIKGPIVATGDVTVLDHAIVHSIQADGKVILRQGVRVGDVAAGDTLFIHGKIKSGKLIGKNVKVLGD from the coding sequence ATGGCAAAGGTATTCCAGAAGGGAGACACGTTCTTTGCACAGAGAGGCGCGTATTTTGACGGCAATGTCAGGATCGACGGAAATTTCATCGTACCTGCACACACGCATTTCTGGGGCAGGCTCAACGTCAGCGGACAACTCGAGCTCGGCCCCCGCTCAAGCGTAGCGCTTGGCATCTCCTGCGGTAGTGCCATCATCGGGAGTAATGCACGGATTAAGGGGCCGATCGTCGCAACTGGGGATGTCACCGTGCTTGACCATGCCATCGTGCATTCCATACAGGCAGACGGTAAAGTGATCCTGCGCCAGGGCGTCCGTGTAGGCGACGTTGCAGCAGGCGACACCCTGTTTATTCACGGTAAAATCAAGAGCGGGAAGTTAATCGGAAAGAACGTAAAAGTCCTGGGGGACTGA
- a CDS encoding DUF116 domain-containing protein produces the protein MDLSLAPYEGLMTIIGVVTVIIILGMVLLAFVLVIISLHSIKKGRLYFPGFLRAGLVFTEGFAKAIFRLLGLEDREMLSFFIKLHNTMSKSDFERVPVVDRAIFLPQCLRSSRCPAHLTPEGLKCRACGQCTIGQTHLLLEKMGYRVFVVPGSSFIKRMVKKYRPKAIIGIGCLSEVKEGIDMADKIGLVAMGVVTAKEGCVETLVNWSDVYEIAILGADPSSVPQDFYVLSD, from the coding sequence ATGGATCTCTCACTTGCACCGTATGAAGGGCTGATGACGATCATTGGTGTGGTTACGGTCATCATCATTCTTGGCATGGTGCTGCTCGCATTTGTACTGGTAATCATATCGCTCCACTCGATAAAAAAGGGCAGGCTGTATTTCCCGGGATTTTTACGTGCAGGGCTTGTCTTTACAGAAGGGTTTGCAAAGGCGATCTTCCGGCTGCTGGGCCTTGAAGACCGTGAGATGCTTTCATTTTTCATCAAACTCCACAACACGATGAGCAAGAGTGACTTCGAACGGGTGCCTGTTGTCGATCGTGCGATCTTTTTGCCCCAGTGTCTTCGTTCTTCCCGCTGCCCGGCCCACCTGACCCCTGAAGGGCTCAAATGCCGGGCATGCGGGCAGTGCACCATCGGCCAGACTCACCTTCTTCTGGAAAAGATGGGCTACCGGGTCTTTGTCGTCCCCGGGTCGTCGTTCATCAAACGGATGGTTAAAAAATACAGGCCGAAAGCGATCATCGGTATCGGGTGCCTTTCTGAGGTAAAAGAGGGTATTGACATGGCTGATAAGATCGGGCTCGTGGCAATGGGGGTTGTAACCGCAAAAGAGGGATGTGTTGAGACCCTGGTCAACTGGTCTGACGTATACGAAATAGCGATCCTCGGTGCCGATCCGTCTTCAGTCCCCCAGGACTTTTACGTTCTTTCCGATTAA
- the mtnA gene encoding S-methyl-5-thioribose-1-phosphate isomerase, which translates to MKRADTIAWDDSAGCIRYIDQTKLPGRYIVVECTTVRRLATAIRRLEVRGAPALGVAGAFGIALAAAKCKKRDTEKFLEEMRRNGDFLISTRPTAINLSWGVNRVIGALEKAESAGAAKTIAMAEAQAVAREDEACCHAIGEHGTSLLPQRCTVLTHCNAGALACKSWGTALGVIRSAAGQGKDVKVIACETRPLFQGARLTAWELLSDGIDVTVITDSMAAHLMRTSSIDCVVVGADRITRDAVFNKIGTYMHAVCARYHGIPFYVAAPISTFDSDLVEKEVMIEERSRDEVARCGTRTIVPERVKVKNPAFDATPMELVTAVITERGVLHPPIDMKALTYHRTIR; encoded by the coding sequence GTGAAACGAGCTGATACCATTGCATGGGACGATAGTGCCGGATGTATACGGTATATCGACCAGACGAAGCTGCCCGGGCGCTATATTGTTGTCGAGTGCACGACAGTCCGGCGGCTCGCTACTGCCATCAGGAGGCTTGAAGTCCGTGGCGCTCCCGCTCTCGGTGTTGCAGGGGCGTTTGGCATAGCGCTTGCAGCAGCGAAGTGCAAAAAAAGGGATACTGAGAAATTTCTCGAAGAGATGCGCAGGAATGGCGATTTTCTCATCTCCACGCGACCGACAGCGATCAACCTCTCATGGGGGGTCAACCGGGTCATTGGCGCTTTGGAAAAAGCGGAGTCTGCCGGTGCAGCAAAAACGATCGCAATGGCTGAAGCACAGGCAGTTGCTCGCGAGGACGAAGCATGTTGCCACGCGATTGGGGAACATGGGACGTCACTGCTCCCTCAACGGTGCACGGTGCTTACCCATTGCAATGCCGGAGCACTCGCCTGCAAGTCATGGGGGACGGCACTTGGCGTGATACGGTCTGCTGCCGGGCAGGGAAAGGACGTTAAGGTGATCGCCTGCGAGACCCGCCCGCTTTTTCAGGGTGCCCGCCTGACGGCATGGGAACTTTTAAGTGACGGGATCGATGTGACCGTGATCACCGATTCCATGGCAGCGCACCTGATGCGCACATCCTCCATCGACTGCGTCGTTGTCGGGGCGGACCGGATCACCCGCGACGCGGTCTTTAACAAGATTGGCACCTACATGCACGCGGTATGTGCCCGGTATCACGGGATCCCGTTCTACGTGGCAGCTCCGATCTCGACATTTGACTCGGATCTTGTTGAAAAAGAGGTAATGATTGAAGAGCGTTCGAGGGATGAGGTAGCCCGATGTGGGACACGCACCATTGTCCCGGAAAGGGTGAAGGTGAAAAATCCCGCATTTGACGCGACCCCGATGGAACTGGTCACCGCTGTCATCACCGAACGGGGCGTCCTGCACCCGCCTATTGATATGAAAGCATTAACGTATCACCGCACGATCAGATAA
- a CDS encoding Gfo/Idh/MocA family oxidoreductase — protein sequence MDVGVIGAGAMGRNHVRVYSELKNVGAVGVFDVNHTAAKDIGERHGAHVCNSVEDLLAKAEAVSICVPTQHHAEIAKKAFAAGCSVLIEKPICASSKEARELMRTAPEDICVGVGHIERFNPIVGEIKKIMDTPLYVEMKRHNPASARVKGSSVVEDLMIHDIDILQHILFENKPCTLHVAGNPDVCSVLIQCGKVPVSLSASRKSSKKIRLIYIEQEEFTIEGDFMSQEVTIYRKPGQYHVEDERYVQENIIEKVMVNKLEPLKLELGTFVDCVKSGHPFPITPSQAIRNLEMCESIRTGFSS from the coding sequence ATGGACGTCGGTGTGATCGGTGCAGGTGCCATGGGGAGAAACCATGTTCGGGTCTATTCAGAATTAAAAAATGTCGGGGCTGTCGGAGTATTTGACGTAAACCATACGGCCGCAAAAGACATTGGTGAACGGCACGGTGCCCATGTCTGTAATTCAGTTGAGGATCTTCTTGCCAAGGCAGAGGCGGTAAGTATCTGCGTGCCGACTCAGCACCATGCAGAGATCGCAAAGAAGGCATTTGCAGCAGGGTGTTCGGTCCTGATCGAAAAACCGATATGCGCCAGTTCAAAAGAGGCGCGTGAGCTGATGAGGACAGCACCGGAAGATATCTGTGTGGGGGTAGGGCATATCGAACGGTTCAACCCGATCGTTGGCGAGATCAAAAAGATCATGGATACGCCGCTCTATGTCGAGATGAAACGGCACAACCCGGCATCGGCACGGGTGAAAGGGAGCTCGGTGGTCGAAGACCTGATGATCCATGATATCGATATCCTGCAACACATTCTCTTTGAAAATAAGCCGTGCACGCTTCATGTGGCTGGAAATCCCGATGTGTGCAGCGTTCTAATACAGTGCGGAAAAGTTCCCGTCTCGCTCTCTGCGAGCAGGAAGTCGTCCAAAAAGATCCGGTTGATCTATATCGAACAGGAGGAGTTCACCATTGAAGGGGATTTTATGTCTCAGGAGGTGACCATCTACCGCAAGCCGGGCCAGTACCATGTCGAGGACGAACGGTATGTGCAGGAGAACATCATTGAAAAAGTGATGGTGAACAAGCTCGAACCCTTAAAACTCGAACTCGGGACCTTTGTCGATTGTGTAAAGTCCGGACACCCGTTCCCCATTACTCCCTCTCAGGCGATACGCAACCTCGAAATGTGTGAATCGATACGAACCGGGTTCTCCTCATAA
- a CDS encoding DegT/DnrJ/EryC1/StrS family aminotransferase, translating to MYIPIAKPVLGHDEIVAASEVLMSGMIAQGEKVAEFEKAFSDLCGTTHAVATSNGTTALHAALLAAGIGPGDEVIVPAFSFFATASSVSMCGATPVFCDVDEQTFNINASQVGERVTPRTKAVIGVHLFGQPFDVPAVQQVCEAHNLTLIEDAAQAHGARLNGERVGGFGHFGCFSFYATKNITTGEGGMVTTSEKALAERLRQIINHGQTEKYLHTRLGYNYRMTDIAAAIGLVQLKKLEKFNLRRRKNADYLTANIRCKGIITPSVANGAFHVYHQYVIRLTQEFPLKRAEFLDFLKTKGIGTAVHYPLPIHRQPMYALENDPDPCPVSTRLSSCVLSLPVHPLLDGKELAYICDTINRMG from the coding sequence GTGTATATTCCCATAGCAAAACCTGTCCTCGGCCATGATGAGATTGTCGCAGCAAGTGAGGTTCTCATGTCTGGCATGATCGCACAGGGTGAGAAGGTGGCCGAGTTCGAAAAGGCATTTTCCGACCTCTGCGGCACTACTCATGCGGTCGCCACCAGCAACGGGACAACCGCGCTGCATGCCGCCCTGCTTGCCGCCGGTATCGGCCCGGGTGATGAGGTGATCGTCCCTGCATTCTCGTTTTTTGCCACGGCAAGCAGCGTCTCCATGTGCGGCGCAACACCGGTTTTCTGCGATGTTGACGAACAGACGTTTAATATCAATGCCTCTCAGGTTGGGGAGAGGGTGACACCGAGAACAAAGGCGGTCATAGGCGTTCATCTGTTCGGCCAGCCCTTTGATGTGCCCGCTGTCCAGCAGGTCTGCGAGGCACACAACCTGACGCTGATCGAGGACGCGGCGCAGGCCCATGGAGCTCGCCTGAACGGTGAACGGGTCGGGGGCTTTGGGCACTTTGGCTGTTTCTCGTTCTATGCCACCAAAAATATCACGACCGGGGAAGGCGGCATGGTAACCACAAGCGAGAAGGCATTAGCAGAACGTCTCCGCCAGATCATCAACCACGGGCAGACGGAAAAATATCTCCATACGCGCCTTGGGTACAACTACCGCATGACCGATATCGCAGCAGCAATCGGGCTTGTGCAGCTCAAAAAACTGGAAAAATTCAACCTCCGCAGGAGGAAAAATGCAGATTACCTTACGGCAAATATCAGGTGCAAAGGGATCATCACCCCGTCAGTAGCAAACGGGGCATTCCATGTCTATCACCAGTATGTCATCCGGCTCACGCAAGAGTTCCCGCTAAAAAGGGCGGAGTTCCTTGATTTCCTGAAAACAAAAGGGATCGGGACTGCCGTCCATTATCCTCTCCCGATCCACCGGCAGCCGATGTATGCACTGGAAAATGATCCGGACCCCTGCCCGGTCTCCACAAGACTCAGCTCGTGCGTGCTCTCCCTGCCTGTACACCCTCTGCTTGACGGAAAGGAACTGGCATATATCTGTGATACCATCAACCGGATGGGATAG
- a CDS encoding gamma carbonic anhydrase family protein: MDGKVVGNPLFVAPNATVIGDVTLTANVSIWFSAVVRADKDRIIIGEGSNVQDNCVVHTSKGHPVIIGSNVSVGHGAILHGCTLGDQVLVGMGAIVLNGAKVGSGSLIGAGAVVTEGADIPEGSVVVGVPGKVIKQATSAQKEYILTNARSYIQLATEYAHG; the protein is encoded by the coding sequence ATGGATGGAAAGGTCGTCGGCAACCCGCTCTTTGTTGCCCCCAATGCAACGGTTATCGGGGATGTCACCCTCACGGCGAACGTAAGCATCTGGTTTTCAGCGGTTGTGCGGGCTGACAAAGACCGGATTATCATCGGTGAAGGCTCGAACGTCCAGGATAACTGCGTTGTCCACACGAGCAAAGGACACCCGGTGATCATCGGCAGCAACGTTTCCGTCGGGCATGGGGCGATCCTGCACGGGTGCACGCTCGGCGACCAGGTGCTTGTCGGGATGGGGGCAATTGTCCTGAACGGTGCCAAAGTCGGTTCTGGTTCGCTGATCGGAGCAGGTGCTGTTGTCACCGAGGGGGCTGATATCCCGGAGGGTTCTGTTGTTGTTGGGGTTCCCGGAAAAGTGATCAAACAGGCGACCAGTGCCCAGAAAGAGTACATCCTGACCAACGCGCGGTCGTACATCCAGCTCGCGACGGAGTATGCCCATGGGTGA
- a CDS encoding tRNA (guanine(10)-N(2))-dimethyltransferase, which translates to MELVEATEGRTAFFVPVQDATTSFPPNTGAVFFNRRMELNRDATVLFCTCVEPAPKDYLDAMGATGVRGIRIARECGVHVTINDRDPEAIALIEKNIEHTGLPIEFVRRDARALLSERRFDAVDIDPFGTPAPFADAGIRGARRYLFLTATDTAPLCGAHLKAGMRRYFATPRNTEFHAEVGLRVLLGFAARETIKYDRGIEPLFCFAREHFFRLHLRLVGGARAADRTLARIGFVLQCKTCPYRKESPGIIAEKNACPHCGGLMEPIGPLWLGSINDRPLLARMQERIEGMELGTKKDLTRLLAICAGELDTSSHYDYHVFAKWLSVSPPEITTVIGRLASQGFAATRTHYSGYGIKTDAPVDAISAAIRDR; encoded by the coding sequence ATGGAACTTGTTGAGGCGACGGAAGGCAGGACTGCGTTTTTTGTTCCGGTGCAGGATGCCACGACCAGTTTCCCTCCCAACACCGGCGCTGTCTTTTTCAACCGTCGTATGGAACTGAACCGCGACGCAACCGTCCTTTTCTGCACCTGCGTTGAACCTGCTCCCAAGGATTACCTCGATGCAATGGGAGCGACCGGGGTAAGGGGGATCCGGATTGCCCGTGAATGCGGGGTTCATGTCACAATCAACGACCGTGACCCTGAAGCAATCGCCCTCATTGAAAAGAACATTGAACATACCGGTTTGCCCATCGAGTTTGTGCGACGGGATGCACGGGCACTGCTCTCGGAACGACGGTTTGATGCCGTTGACATCGACCCTTTTGGCACTCCTGCCCCGTTTGCCGATGCCGGGATACGAGGAGCACGCCGGTATCTTTTTTTGACTGCCACCGATACGGCACCACTCTGCGGGGCTCACCTGAAGGCGGGAATGCGCCGGTACTTCGCCACCCCAAGAAATACCGAGTTCCATGCGGAGGTCGGGTTGCGCGTTCTTCTTGGTTTTGCTGCACGGGAAACAATCAAGTACGACCGGGGGATCGAACCGCTCTTCTGTTTTGCCCGTGAGCACTTCTTCCGGCTCCACCTGCGGCTTGTCGGCGGTGCACGTGCAGCTGACCGCACGCTTGCCCGGATCGGTTTTGTGCTCCAGTGCAAAACATGCCCTTACCGGAAAGAATCACCGGGTATAATTGCGGAAAAAAATGCATGCCCGCACTGCGGCGGACTCATGGAGCCCATAGGCCCACTCTGGCTTGGCAGCATCAATGACCGGCCGCTCCTTGCACGGATGCAGGAACGGATTGAGGGCATGGAACTGGGGACAAAAAAGGATCTAACAAGACTCCTTGCGATCTGTGCAGGGGAGCTTGACACATCGTCCCATTACGATTACCATGTCTTTGCGAAATGGCTCAGCGTGTCGCCACCGGAGATCACAACGGTTATTGGACGTCTTGCTTCGCAGGGGTTCGCTGCGACCCGAACCCATTATTCAGGGTATGGGATCAAGACGGATGCGCCGGTTGATGCGATCTCGGCAGCGATACGTGATCGGTGA
- a CDS encoding geranylgeranylglycerol-phosphate geranylgeranyltransferase, producing MSLQGYIAITRPLNAVVSGLAAALGYLIATGTLIPATLILIPIVILITAAGNVINDYFDADIDAINRPRRPIPSGEVTRTSARSYAIILFLAGVLLSLFTNPLCIAIAIFNSLLLIAYAGRLKRVPVSGNIAVSCLAASIFLFGGAFAGIGGLVRNLPLGTITFFAMMARELLKDAEDVKGDAAGGARTLPMNIGIRSTGRIAFSCGVIAICVSLLPGLWWGSIYVAGIGFVDLFILAGISRVLPCETPACVTASRATTMLKAGMFASLIVFALAAVFMK from the coding sequence ATGAGCCTTCAGGGATATATTGCCATCACCCGCCCTCTCAACGCGGTTGTCTCCGGTCTTGCAGCAGCTCTCGGTTACCTGATTGCGACGGGCACACTCATCCCTGCGACCCTGATCCTTATCCCCATTGTGATACTGATCACAGCTGCCGGTAATGTCATCAACGATTACTTTGATGCAGATATTGATGCAATCAACCGCCCACGGAGGCCTATCCCATCCGGTGAAGTAACGCGGACTTCTGCCCGGTCGTATGCAATCATCCTCTTTTTAGCTGGCGTCCTCCTCTCCCTGTTTACCAACCCGCTCTGTATTGCTATCGCCATCTTCAATTCCCTTCTCCTCATCGCATATGCCGGCAGGCTGAAACGTGTGCCGGTGTCCGGCAATATCGCCGTCTCCTGCCTAGCTGCCAGCATCTTTTTATTTGGCGGGGCGTTCGCAGGGATTGGGGGTCTGGTACGGAACCTGCCGCTTGGGACCATCACGTTCTTTGCAATGATGGCGCGGGAACTGCTCAAGGATGCTGAAGATGTCAAAGGCGATGCAGCGGGAGGCGCTCGTACGCTTCCCATGAATATTGGGATCAGGAGCACCGGCCGGATTGCCTTTTCCTGCGGAGTCATTGCGATCTGCGTAAGCCTTCTCCCCGGCCTTTGGTGGGGCAGCATTTATGTCGCGGGGATCGGGTTTGTTGACCTGTTCATCCTTGCCGGTATTTCCCGCGTCCTTCCTTGTGAAACCCCTGCCTGTGTCACGGCATCCCGGGCAACAACCATGCTCAAAGCCGGCATGTTCGCATCGCTTATCGTCTTTGCGCTTGCCGCAGTGTTTATGAAATAA